Proteins found in one Pseudomonas marvdashtae genomic segment:
- the pdxH gene encoding pyridoxamine 5'-phosphate oxidase: MPLSLANMRRQYTRDGLDEAQAPENPLTLFSLWMQQARETESPPVEANSMALATVDEQGRPHCRILLLKGFGEEGFSFFGNYDSGKGQDLATHPWAAMTFFWPGLERQVRVEGQVHKLDPTLSDAYFHSRSVASRLGAWASPQSRALDNRAALEALLAQVGQRFAGQPVPRPEHWGGYCLRPERLEFWQGRADRLHDRLDYRLHDGLWQRSRLAP, encoded by the coding sequence ATGCCCCTTTCCCTGGCCAACATGCGCCGCCAGTACACCCGTGACGGGCTGGACGAAGCCCAGGCTCCGGAGAATCCGCTGACCCTGTTCAGTCTCTGGATGCAACAGGCCCGCGAGACCGAAAGCCCTCCGGTGGAAGCCAACAGCATGGCCCTGGCGACGGTGGACGAGCAGGGGCGACCGCATTGCCGGATCCTGTTGCTCAAGGGGTTTGGCGAAGAAGGCTTCTCGTTCTTCGGCAACTACGACAGCGGCAAGGGGCAGGATCTGGCGACCCATCCTTGGGCCGCCATGACGTTTTTCTGGCCGGGCCTTGAGCGACAGGTGCGCGTCGAAGGGCAGGTCCATAAGCTTGACCCGACGCTGTCGGACGCCTACTTCCATTCCCGCTCCGTCGCCAGTCGCCTGGGGGCCTGGGCTTCGCCGCAAAGCCGTGCGCTGGACAATCGCGCCGCGCTGGAGGCTTTGCTGGCGCAAGTCGGGCAGCGTTTCGCCGGGCAACCGGTTCCGCGTCCCGAACATTGGGGCGGCTATTGCCTGCGGCCTGAGCGACTTGAATTCTGGCAGGGCCGCGCTGACCGCCTGCATGACCGTCTCGACTATCGGCTGCACGACGGCCTTTGGCAGCGCAGCCGCCTGGCGCCCTGA